Genomic window (Rhododendron vialii isolate Sample 1 chromosome 4a, ASM3025357v1):
ATTGGGGGCAGATTGTGGGCTTGGTGGCCATCCCTTTTGTTGGGCTTTTCTCCCCTAGAGCTGTTGAGGCCATGGCCTTCCGGGAAGCTTTGGTCTTTGCAGCCAATAGAGGCCTTTCAAAGATTGTTCTGGAGGGTGATTCTCTCCAAGTTGTTCAAGCACTTACTCAAGCAGGAAAATCTTTTGCGGATTGTAGCTCTATTCTCTTGGATTGCTTAGTTCTTCTGCCTCTATTTTCCTCTTGTACTTTCGTGCATGTTAATCGTTCTTGTAATAGGGTAGCCCATTCGTTGGCTAAGCATTCCCTATTAGGGGTTAGACTAGAAAATTGGGGGGGTCCTGTCCCCTATTGGCTAGCTAATCTTGCTTTGGATGATGTTCGGTTCTTTGACGGTTTTCTTCGTTAATaaattcttctctctttccgtttgaaaaaaaaaaaaaaggtaggtTTTTGTTATATCTGCTGGAGACGCTCAAagaaatttcatttgggttcATATTCTTTCCGGTCTAAGTTTTGGACTGAACGgaacattttaaatttaaacAAACTTACACATTGGCCTAATCCGAAATATTGATTGCAGCAATAGACGATCTAGATTTGAAATGTCTCATCCAATTCAATTATGGATCGGAGAGGATCCAAttccattttattttgttaatggAAGAATTAATCATACTATTGAACATCTTTGTATCCAAATTGGCATTGCCACAACCTCTCTACGTGAAGATTATGGGTTctaactagggctgcaaacgaaccaagcGGCTCGTAATTCGGCTCtttagtggctcgttcaagctcagttcggaagttaaacgaacaagctcgagccgattttttcaacttgttttgtaaacgagccgagctcgagttaggataagctcggctcagTCCTaacttgagctcggctcgagtcgacTCGCaagccggggtatatatacttaagtttaggatttttattgttattacATAATTTGTtatttccgttttcactttccagTCAACCAAGGAAAGCAAGAACACACGCACACCAGTACATtcccgctccataggaaaatgaaagatatataccttcataatcaaaatatttttggttgtattaggcctatacgaggatatatatacattttttgttaGTCCATTAAGGCTCATGAACAAGCTCAAGCttaagtcaagccaaggcccgctcagctcgagctcgactcgttaagttttcactgagctcgagctcgagctcaggttcgttaaaaacttaataaataaGCTTGAACActgtaaagctcggctcggctcgtttgcagccctaattcTAACGCCGTATGAACTTCTCATTCCCTCATGGTAGTTACCCATATTGTCTAAACCGACCAGACGATCTAAAGTTCACAAAAATACGAATTTCTAGATAGATTATTTTCCTcccatacatcaactaaaagttCAAATAGCAAAAACAACTTGTTTAAAGACCATAAGCTATAGATGGACTTTTTTATGGGAAAGTTGCCATAAAATCAATATGCCAAAGAGTCTCTAGCCGGCGCTCACCTCATGGCATTAAAacatgagaataaattctttaagaATTTATCTCTTAAAACATAAGCTCACAACACTTATAAAACCATCAACATTGAGCAAATTTTATCCCAATCAATCAGGCGTGCAACTTGTGCACCTTTGTCGAGAGTGATTCATGTCCTAACAAAAGAACCCTCCTTACAGTACAGTGAAAtcacaaattttcaatttcctcTCCTCGATCCGCCACTAGTGACTTGTCGCCACCATCTCTTCTTCTACCCCACGTCCACCACTAGCTCAACATCTACCTTAGTCGTCTCCTCCCCTCCTCATTTGACCACCGCACTCCCTCCCTCCCACTTGTTTCTCCGGCAACCAGCAGTTCGTCATTCTCTCAAACGATTCGTGTATTAAAGCTACACCACTGCATTGTCCAGATTACTTAAAAAAGGATTGTACAATTAACATCCGGAAAATAATGTGTCAAACTAGTAACAAAGTCAGTAACCACGTCCAGAACTAAAATGTTCCAACTCAATCTGTGTCAATGTCGTATCTTTTTTTGTATGTATACTTAAGCGAACGCCTAAACAAACTCAAAACCAGAATAGAAAGTAGAAAATGATTGGGGTAGTCATTCATTTCAATTTTATCGGCATTATCCCCACCAAAGAATATGCCTAAAAGCCCCAATTTTTTGTACTCCGTGCCGTGTCAAAACGCTGACATCACCGTTCGTCTTGCAGCATCACGCCTCATCTCTGCAGCTTTGCCACTGCCTCGGAAGTACATGTACACTTGCTGCATATCACCAACGAAATCTTAAGAGAAAGCAGAAGGGAACAAGACTTGCTAGGGAGAAGAGAGGAAATCGAACTTAAATTAGCAGACCTGGATAACCCAGATGCTCATCAGTGACTCAAGGGAGAACAATCCAAATCCAATGAAGTAGAAAATCTGCGAGGATAAGAGAACGAAAGTATCAACACCAGAAACACGGAAAATCTAAAAGATCCTTCCCTTCATGGTTGGTTTTTACATTCTGGTCAATAAAATCTAGAAGAACAAGGGACGCTTGGAACAAGATAAACAGAGGCATACGGTTTACTAGTGGGGCTTAAATAGAACAAGAATACAAACTCTCATATCATTTACTATAGCTCAAATAGAACAAGACTTGAAATTTCCTTCAGTCATGAAGGTGCAGTGATGCTAAGCATGTGAAATAAGATCTTAAACTCACCCCAACCAGAGCATGATCACCCACAACATCTATTGCTGGCAAGATTCCCCTGTCACAAAATCAGAAGGTATGCTCATCAGTTGCACAATGCAAAGTAAATTTACGTCGAATTCAACCACTACATTGCTCCAATTGATTTGCTTAACGGGAAAAGTGATGGAGACAACATCAGCTTCACCAACTATTAAACTGAAGCAATGAGATTCAACACAAATAGGAAGAGCCAATCATGGTAGTTAAGTTCATGACAATAGGCTACGAATGGTTCATTCAATTACCCATTCCAGAGGTGCTATCCTGTCTAATCTTCAGATGTCCAGAATCTGTCCCTTAGATGCCCTCATTAGCCATCAATCTCcaataaaaattcataggcaACTATGTGATGAATGTAAGTGGCTAAAATCCACTTGGCCATGAGAGAGCTCCCATACTTCAGaccaaaatcattttgggcgaaattttttgggagaattcAACCCACTTCTCTGAAAATAATCTACTTCACTTCCCAATAGATATAGCTGAAATAAACTTTTAAGAAGGTATGTTGTACAGAATTctcagaaagaaaagaaagaaagaaaggttaaaaaaaactCACGTGAGAGACTTTCCCTTGAAAATAATTGGAGGGGCAACGGCAGCAAAGACGCAGAAGGCAATGTGGATCTGCATCCATGAGAAAGAGGGACAATCATGAATTTCCAGAAAACTTTTCAGCAAGAAAGAAAATTTAGCAGAAGATGCAAAATCTTACCATGTAACACAAGAAAAACCACCCAAACTTCAAAGCACTATCAGTCCTGAAACAGGTTGAGAAGCAATTATACCAAATGTATTTCTGGGTAGTTACCAATTCTCCAGGACAATAATTTGTTGAAAACATATAGTGGTCCAAATATCAAATCAAAAGAAGAAACACACTCTACCCCAACTTCTGGATACACCACACTGATTTGTAAAGCCACAAGAAGCCACCTTGGCAATGGAATCTAACATGGTGTTGAATGAGTGTTGACTGGGCATGATTATTCCCAGTTTTCTGGCTGATTTCCAGCATTTTGTTTTCCCTGTTTAGCACTAACCTTTCCAGGTTTATAGAGCAAAACCAAATACCCTAAGTTCTTACCTGTATTTATCAATATGTTTGAATTAAGTACTTGTACCTTTATAGTGTTACTGTTTTCCAACATCAGTGCACCAGTGGTAAAGATAGtttttaccaaaataaattAGCGGCAACAGTTAGAAAGAGGTACTTTTCTACGTACCACCATCTCTAAATGCCCTTACAATAAGGTGCAAGCAAgaaacaatcattctacaaaTTTCAGATTCATCCCAAAAGATCCATACACTATGAATCCACATTCTGAGCCCCATCCATTGAATATAGATGGGCAGTAATTTCATGGGCCTTACAAGTACAATGGTTTATACATATGCAGTCTTTTCCTATAGGCCAATATTTTCGATGTGAAAAGCAAGGAGCACAGAAAAGTACCTCATAGCACGATAAAGAGGACGGTACCACAACACATAAGCCCCTGGAACCCCTGATATGAAGTAGATAATAGCAAGAAACCAAATTGTCGGACCTACAAGACGAGAACCATTTAGACTCTTGTAGATACAGATTATTCATATGTTTGCATTCGATAAATTTTTAAGACTAGAATATGCTAATATAAAATGTATTTCCATACCAACCTTCTCCTCTTATCCAGGCCAAGGTAACTGCAATGATATTCCATAAAAGGCACACTACTAGGCCTGCAAATGACATCAAGTTGAAAAAGCTCAACTAAATGTTCCTCGTTAGAACTATTCTGATAGAAAAGACTAACCAAGCAATGTAGTCGACAGAGTAAACCTGAAAACAATTCCAAAATGTCATCCTAACTCCTAAACATTTGCACAGAAATTCATCTTGCCAACAAAGATATCAATAAAAGAAAGCAATGTACCAGGGTAATGCACCGATGTTCTACAACTTTCTATTTCATATCAAGTTTCGGATGTCATTGGTTTATTTAACATTTCCCGGAAAATGGGTTATTTGAAATAATTTCCCATAAAACAGGAGTTACGCAGAGAAGGTATTTGAGGTAGATAACATGCCCCATAGTCCCTCTCCCAAAACCCACAATGAGAGAAGGTTCTTAAACAAATTAGCAATGAGTAGAAAGGCTATCCAGGTTCATATAGTAATTGGGACAAGCTCCAAAACTCCCCGGGTGTGTGACCCCATCTCGGACGTGAAAAGATAACTAAAGGACCCACAACAAAGGAATCGCAAAGAAACAAGGTGCACAAAGGGATAATCAGTCAATTGAGTCTTGGTAAAAGGACTATAAAACagtagctctgataccatgagtAAATCATCCAATTCAAAACAAATTGACAATAAGTAGAGTGTTCGTCCAAGTCCATATACTAATTTTGAAGTGATAATTAACCCatgtgggacaagctccaaCTACCatcacaagaagaaaaaaaggcaacccaaaaaaaaatactagaaacAATAGCTGCATTTTGACCTTGCAAATAGGTCCTAAGGACAAGCAGCGTATGATCTAGAAAGTGGTTTTCCCCCTCAATACATGCCATGCTGGTCATCTGTACTGAGGTAGAAACAATCTCAAGGAAATATTCTAAATTAGGTATTGCACACACCACAGACAAGGCCTTTGTTAGGTAATGCGAGAGAAACCTAAAGGCACTACAGGCGTGAATATATACTGTTTTCGGAGGAGAAAGGTGTTAAATTAGAACTGACAGATCGAATAGGAAAAGGAACACAAAAACAAGCGAGATTTAGAAGGAAACAATATATGCTTCTCTACAAGCAACTCATGTAGAGAGAGTAAAAAAAGGCACAGGTCAacaacctaatttttttgtactACTGAGATTCCTAGAAGATCTGATAGAGgaccttcctttctttttcatcttGAAGATTTCTCCAAATATCCCAACCCTCGATGACAAAACTTAACCCTATTTCACAACACCAATATAAACAGTTTCTTCCCCAAAACCCCAACCCTCGACCACAAAACATGAACCTATTTCAATCATCCATTATAGTGAAAAGTTATTACTTCTATTTGAAGTCAGAGGATTTCCATAAAGCTTCTTCATACATCCATCCAAAAGGAACTGCAAAGCATATATATTCACTCAAGAATCTGCGCATTTTTAACTTCAACCTGTGGAAGTTGACATACCCAAAAATGTTGTGAATGCAACGTACTGCAACCTCTGCAAATGGGCTGGGATTTCATTTGCAATATCGTGATGAATGATTGGAAGGAATGGTGGCCAATTCTTCTCCTCTATAACGATTCCAGCTGCATAACAAAAGGAGTAATTTAGGCTGTAGATTATATAAGACAAAGCAAATCAACCAGCATGATTCTCTCAAACATGTACTTAAAGAGATCAGAACCATACCTCGAGCTGCGGCATCCTCCCTCCTTTTTAATTCCTGCATAGCAAAATTAAATTTGATAATGAGCGTAAGAATGAATTATAGCAGGCAATGAACGAAAGGAAAATGTAATATGTCCGCCACATGGGGCATGTTTGGTGTTCATGTATCTAATTAGGTAGTGACTTGTGAGGATCTTCAGGCAATACACAGCAAAGACACTAAAAAGTACTAGGGAAACTCGCCATCAAAAAAAGATTCCTAGAGAAACAAAAATATTCACACAGTTGTCTGTGAAACCAAACACCCAAACATTTTTCTTTGCCAGACAACATATATATAACAGGAGACACCTCCGCCACTGTATAGATGTTTCACATGAACGGTACAAGGAAACTGACAACTTATGTCGGGACAACTAGATTGAAAGCATTGTTTATCAGATTCCTACTTTTTGTAAATCATATACAGTGTAAATCAGTTAAAGAAGGTACCTGCTCCCTCTTCTTTAATTCAGCCTCTTTAGCTTGGAGTTCCTTCTCCCTCGTTCTCAAATCCTAGATTCCAGCAGATATGATAATCAAATAAGTGAAGCCTGTTTCTATGCAAACACAAAATCGTAAAATTCCTCTTCAAGCAAGAATCTTCAAAACTTTAATTACCTTTGCACTGTCAAGAGGGATATCAACTGTGGCACCCCGATCATAGCCAGCAGGTTCAGGAGGAAGAGGTGAGAGCCTTGAGGTTGCAGCAGGATGCTGGTTATCCCCACAAGGATAAAGTCACGTGAACCACAAGAGAgaataatttattctctataGAAAACCACTTCCTAATACATGCTGATTATTTTAAATCCATGATGATGCTCAAGCACAAAACGATAAATTCTTATTGTAGAGACAACTGTGAAAATGAGAGCTGATGGGAAAAATTCATCAATCAAGAAGACCAAACAAGCAACAATAAGCACATAAGATACATTACGATGTGTTTGGTTCAAAATTATTGTAGTAATTGATTTAGTGGGGTGACTTGTAACTGCGATGTCTAAGACCTATGCCATGTTTGAGGTGTAAACAACATTATTGACTAGGAATTAGACATGTTTGAGCTGCAAACAGCATCAGTGACTAGGAATTTCATCACAAATCCAATATGTGAGCTTTCCatagaggaaaaaagaaaattcagctTGTCATAAAAGGAAATTTGCATAGTCATCAAACAAAAGGTACCATATAGGCATGTACAATGCTTGCTATTAAGGATTGATATGGAGAAAATAATAAGCAGGCCCACCAAGAGCAACACTGTACCAGCTCGTCTACCATTATCACCGCCAGTTAGCGACCTATCTCCACAGTCAATGCCTTTGCATTGACCAGTACTCACTAATCCCACAACTGCTAGGACTGTTCATAgcaaaccaccaccattagcgCCACAACTGCCTTTAAGAACcaaataagaaaattatgtGCCAAACACTGCTTCTATCACAACTCATCACCACCATCTCCAACACCAAGGGAAGTTCATATTTGACACCAAGCTTAGTGCAACCATCACACTTGACAGTTGGAAGACAACTGATAACAAAAGATTGTCAGTCATTGGGTTAAACAGGCAATAGACCTAGGAACAACCGCCTAGATACTCATCTTCAACATCACACGCTTTCACGTGAAACACTATTTAGAAAAGCCCATATATAGTTATTGACTCTTAATGCAATTCGGATTCACAATTACCCAATGGTTTTGTATTTATATGAATCTTGTATTAACTCCTTGTAGCAGAGAAAAAGAAGTCTGTTTTTCCATTACATGTTGGAACAAACTAAACCGGCCTAGAGTCAATGTCTGCAAATAAAAGCATTATTGTTACACAAGTAAAACGAAACAAGAAGAATGGAAGGACGAATCAGCTTACCGTCATATAAAATGCGCCTCCACCATAGTTTGATTGACCTGAACCTTTCCCTCCACCTGTTTGGCCCTAACAAACAACAGCAACGCAGTTATACATAAACGTGATGTTGAACAGAATCAAGGATTCCTCACCTCACATTAATCCGTATAAGAACAAAATACTTGGTAGCATTTTAAACCTAACATTTAAAAATCAACAAAGAGATCACCATTTTGGCTCCATACAGTCACTAGAGGGCAAACAATGTATGGGTATGGTGGTGCTTTTCAACAATTAGTTATTGCAATTTATCCCTGTGGACTGTGGAGCACAATAGAAATGTTACTATTGTACAGTGCACACCAAGCCATTGGTCTTGCAGTATGGCAACTCTAATATATTCTCCAATCGTTCTTCAACACGATGAAACAGCTTCAACGACCGTGAAAGTAGCCTGCATTGGCTAAACTACATGTCTCCAGAGTTCTTGTGTCATACTAGTTCTTTCcattcatttattttctttccgcAAATTCCTTCTATTGTTTCTAAACCCTGTAGTAGAAACTTTTAAATTTTCATCCTTCTTTTCCCTACAGTTCCTCAGCAGCCAAATCCGCGCATTATAGACCCATGACATAAATTTATTGACCATTTGTTTTAACCGTTTGCATTTACCATACCTGACACATTACCACCTACGATAGCCCCCACACCGTATCATTAATATAGCTAGATGCAAAAAGCATCCAATAATTTCGAAGGTACTACAAAAGGGATCTCAATTAAAGACCAAAACCAAATCTGATACACAGATCTCGCAGTTCTGACATCAAATCACAAAATCAAATCTTCCGAACACAAATCCAATTATTGCACTGAGCGAATTTCTCACGCTGTCTGAAAACGAATATTAATCACAAGAATAATGGTAGCACCGCATCAAACCAGTTGACCAGACATTGTAAATTGTACGTAAAAACTAACATCCGTTTTCATCTGTTCTCAGTTAATCACAACAATGTACGTGCATCTGTGTGTTTGGAAACTTACTGCGAACGGATTCACTTCCTCTTCGTCGAAAGGGTTGGAATCGTAACGGCCGGCCATGGAACGGGGACGGAATCGGGAATGTGGCCGTAGATCTGGAGATTTTTCAGAATGCGAATGAATCTCGAAGAGATGCAATTAGGGTTCGCTCCGGTGGGTCGAAAGGAAGGAAGGGGGTCGTGTTCTGAGGGAAATTGCACCGCGTTTGGCTTCcgtgaaaaaaaatggaaacagcGCAGGAAACTCAAGGAATGGGGAAACCGAAACTTTATTCGCGGGGGAAAAGTTTTACTCCGCTTCACCTTGAGTCAATCCGCGGTGTGTCGGTGGGAGATTCGGTTGAATGAGCTTTTTGGGACACATCAAGTGTGGCACACCTCAGTGACTGAGATGTACCACATCCGAcgtgcctctagcattttttttttttttttttttcctttctttcaaaTGGCGGTTGaataaacttttttatttttttgggggggaaaACAGCGGTTGAATGaacttgaatttgaaatttgtagTAACAAGTAAACGTTAGTAAATGTAGATATTTAATTGAAATGAACTTGAATTTgtcatgatatatatatatatttttttttttgaatttgttgatCCAAAAAGGACTTGGATTTGAAAATGGGCAATTCTGTTgataaataaattaagaaaatgatggggaaaaaaaaacaagtttaatAATAAACCTTCTACGATTATTACATactttatatatttttcatgttttaatATACTACTTTTTAAATCTTAATAACGGACCAGTTGTCGATTAGCAGTCTTtcagtgtttttctttttgtaaataaaattgtttttatttatttattcatatTGTATTATTGCTGTCGTTTTCTTTGTAGCGTCTTGGCTTCCTTCAAAGTACACATATGGACCTACCTaataaaaaaagcaaaacaaccgagtaatattaaaaataaactccTACAAGATGGAGTGCATAAGTACCAGTTACATATTGCACCGGGCCCGGCCTTGGGCATAAGCCTATCAGGCGATCGCCTGAGACCTCCAATTCTGAGGACCCAATAATTGGGTCCTGAAATAGTGAAACATATTAAATATTACTCTATTAAGCTAATGTAACATGGTGGTAAGGGGTGCATGTTTTGATCATGGGATCGTAAGTTCGATCCGTGGCCCCTTGAATTTTTAACGCCACAATTTTGCAACCCTTgcaaaaaaaaggttttgaaataATGCTTTCAAGATTAAGCCTTAAGGTACTAAAGAGGTGGTACAATCACTTTGCCACCAAACTACTGACTtattttttctactaatatacTAGAAAATGAGACGTCTCATTTTCAAACCCCACCTTCGGAAATCTCGAGATCAGGCCTGGACGAGAAAGGCTTCTTTAATTGCTTGTATATTAGGTCATTGGGCTTTCACATGAAGCTTCCAAAGCGGATAATTAATCCAACCATCCAATGGATGCGCCATCAGGTTTGTTTTGAGCTTGTGCCATGTGAAAATGAGTTTCATTTATTCATTTCTTGGATCTTTAGATATGGAGAGTAACTTTTGTTCTGGCCCTCCTAATATactatcttttctttttgggcGTACAATATGCCTTCATACACTATCAAAGAAGGCAAAAGGGTTGGGGCTTTAAAAAATATTGGGGCCTTCTGATAAGCTTGATTAGCAAGGGGCCTAAAAGCAAAGGCTTTTATGCATGAGCCCTCAGCTCACTCATCTACGTGGATTATTGATACTATGAGATTGCGCTGGCTACTCCATTTGTGTATTTTCGCTGAGGGACATGAACTGTTCACTCCTTTTTTCCTGTAGGAATAATCCTTGTGGTGTTTATTGGATCCTTGTTTGCCAAAAATTTCATTCACGTTCCTTGACGTGAAGCTTGAATTTGGAGCGAAATTGCTAATATTGCTTGGCGTTCAAAAGAACGAGAGCCACTTGCTTGGCAATTTGGCCGGTTTCACGATCCTAAAACTATTGGGCTTTACCAATTGAGGAACATTGATCAATTTGGGCTACGATAGGAAAACAAGAAGCTCTGCCTTGATTGCGTATCTACTATCCAATGATCTCCCTTAAGGGTCAGTTTAATTAACGAGATAATAATAGAAagtgcaagaaagagaaaaaaaaatacttttttgagtTCAATTAGCAAAAATATCCtagaataaaaataattactctaacttccttattttcttgtaaaactTTCATCTTAATCAAACAGAtgcgaaagcaaaaaaaatacattttcttcttcttctttttttcttttacttcactttctcttattttctctttccGTTATATTTTTCTCGCTAATCAAATACGGAGTAAACCCTTAGGTATGTAAtagttaacaaaaatatttaattttagtAAATGTACTTGAAACTCCAAAGaagttcaattttattttattttatcaataaaaaaaaaacctctgtGCCACAATAATATCAACGGCATTCATCGTAGTTTTCGAAATGATGATAAGTCCTAATAGTTTGGCTCACCGCTCACCTTTTAAGCTGTTAATGGGCACACCACGCTTGTGGTCCTGGGCGTTGTGGAATTTTGTATTCATCTTTCAGAACACTGACTTTACCAAATTATACTGTGGACCTCAGGGTTGGATTTGTTTGTGAGAGGAATCCAAATTATAATGTGGACCCCGGGTGATTTGTCATGGCAATTTATTAGgcttttttatttgaaatttttttgataaaaaaaaaaaaaaaactttccatGGCTTCATGCGGATATTCTTAGGTTATGCTTTTCAATTATCgatatttttcataaattcaTGGGCAGTagcaaagaatttttttttataaataaaatgacTTAATTTCCATATATAGCTTCCATTTgtcggtttttttttcttttctcttataCTCTTTAAGTCTTGAAAGAAGTAGGTACATCGTCGTTGCATTTTCTTATTCCTAATAATTACTATTTTCAAAGGGAATGACAAATTAGTGAACTCATCAATTTTCGATCGTTACTTTTGACAAAGCCAACTTTTTGGAGACAACAAAAAAGAGCCAACAAATGAGGACAGAGGAAATGTCTAACTACCTCTTGCCTCTAGTTTTTGGGTCTGCTAATTCTGttaaataaaggaaaagaattttaCACAACTATGGATTTAGAAAAAGAATCCACAAACACAATAATTTATATACAATACTATTGTATATGATGTGTCAATGTAGCACTACTTTATTGTGAATTACTGTAAGACTACCCAATGTCTAGTAATATCACATTAGAATGTGgtgcaattttttggttttgatggCATTGCTGGTAGAGTGGTTGAGCCAAAAGTACCAATCACACTTGTCACCAAAATTAACAAGGTTATTATATTTAAATTGGAAAATATAGATAGGATTGATTCAGTATTGTTATACTTTAGTCACATGAGCGCAATCGTCAAAGCGTCTTTCAAAAACATATTGAATTGTATTAAATTTGTGAGGGCACATATTAAGAAGAAGacgagaaagaaagagagagagtatagTCTTGGATTGAGTTGAGAGCCTCTCGCCCTATCCTAGAGAGCCCGCCCCGCCTCCTTCCCCAAGTTCTTTCTTTCCCTTCCCCAACAATTCTAACCTCTCCTCCGTCCCCCTTCCCCTCCTCTTTTACTCTTATGGTTGTGAGATGGTTGAGAATCTTTTTTTACGAACAAAAATTATCCCATTCTTCTTTTATGATCAAATTTATGGTTTTGACAG
Coding sequences:
- the LOC131321967 gene encoding secretory carrier-associated membrane protein 1-like isoform X1, whose amino-acid sequence is MAGRYDSNPFDEEEVNPFAGQTGGGKGSGQSNYGGGAFYMTHPAATSRLSPLPPEPAGYDRGATVDIPLDSAKDLRTREKELQAKEAELKKREQELKRREDAAARAGIVIEEKNWPPFLPIIHHDIANEIPAHLQRLQYVAFTTFLGLVVCLLWNIIAVTLAWIRGEGPTIWFLAIIYFISGVPGAYVLWYRPLYRAMRTDSALKFGWFFLCYMIHIAFCVFAAVAPPIIFKGKSLTGILPAIDVVGDHALVGIFYFIGFGLFSLESLMSIWVIQQVYMYFRGSGKAAEMRRDAARRTVMSAF
- the LOC131321967 gene encoding secretory carrier-associated membrane protein 1-like isoform X2 gives rise to the protein MTHPAATSRLSPLPPEPAGYDRGATVDIPLDSAKDLRTREKELQAKEAELKKREQELKRREDAAARAGIVIEEKNWPPFLPIIHHDIANEIPAHLQRLQYVAFTTFLGLVVCLLWNIIAVTLAWIRGEGPTIWFLAIIYFISGVPGAYVLWYRPLYRAMRTDSALKFGWFFLCYMIHIAFCVFAAVAPPIIFKGKSLTGILPAIDVVGDHALVGIFYFIGFGLFSLESLMSIWVIQQVYMYFRGSGKAAEMRRDAARRTVMSAF